A stretch of DNA from Equus caballus isolate H_3958 breed thoroughbred chromosome 13, TB-T2T, whole genome shotgun sequence:
GTCCAACTGTAATGACCAATTACTCAACTGGGGATTTTTaggtctgaattttttttttttttcaccacagATGGCCCCCAGAATATCAGCCCATGGGCTTGGTTTATTCTGAAAGGTGTCTTGCCTCAGTGCAAATGTGAtttctctatatttctatttttttaatgcaaatttaCATAAAAGTACAGAGAACAATGAAGCTGGTGTTCCCATTGCCCAACTTCAGCTGTGATCAGCACATGGCCTGCCCACGTCATCTTCACCCccagccaccccccacccccgggttattttgaagcaaattctagACATCATCTCAGATGCTTTCTTTTAGTGGCAAAGTAAACCAAGCAGGAAAGATGCTGTCTTTCCTCCGACCTTTGCCACAGGGAAAAGCAGACAGCTTCCCAGAGTGTCAGACAGATGGCTGAGAATTTAAAATAGGATGTTTGAGGAGGAATTCAAGCTGGAGACAGTCATAAAAAACCAGAGTATGGTTTTCAAagtaatttaaacaaataaagggCGACTTTTAAGGATACCGTTGGATGACTGCTAAATTTAGGATTGAAtcaatttttcccccaaaatcaaCCTCTCTTGGAAGTCTGTGGGAAAGGCGAGATGGGGGCCCATGGGACACTCACTTTCCCCAGTTTTACTGTATTTACTCTGTCCAGGCAGAGCACGCCCCCGGGCTGTGTCCATTTTTTAGAGtggttttagatttacagaaaaattgcgcAAAAAGTCCAGAGAGTTCCCATAAGCCCCTTCTCACTCCAAAGTTCCCCCTGTTGTTAACATCTTGTGTTAGTGTCGTACGTCTGTTAAAGTTGAGGAACCAGTATGTTATTATTAACTCAAGTCCAGCGTTTACATCAGGGTTCTTGCTTGGTGCTGtgcagttctatgggttttgacaaatgtgtgacAAATGTCCACCATCACAGCATCGTACAGAGTGgattcactgccctaaaaatcccctgtgctccgcCATTTCATCCTCCATCCCGCCAACCCCTGGCCACCACGGATCGTTCTACTGACTCCATAGCTTGGCCTTTGCCAGAATGtcatatacagtcatgcgccacatcacgatgtttcggtcaacaaCGGACCGCACATATgacggtggtcccgtaagatcagtaccatagGGCCTAGGTGTGTGGTGGGCTGTGCCATCTAGGTGTGTGTGagcacactctgtgatgttcgcacaacgacgaaatcgcctaacgacgcatttctcagaacgtgccCCGTTGTTAAGCAACGCGTGCCTGcagctggaatcatacagcacACGGCCTGtccagactggcttctttcactttgtaacATGTATTTCAGGTTCCTTCGTGTCTTTTCATGACTCGGTTGCTCATTGCTTTTTAGCGCtgagtaatatcccattgtgtggatggaccacagtttacccattcacctattCCGACACTTCTGAGGAGCTTCCAATTTGGGGCCATAACGGGTAAAgttgctgtaaacatctgtgtgctgTTTTTTGGGCAGATCTAAGTTTccagctcatttgggtaaatactgaGGAGCGTGATTACTGGATGTGTACCATGTAGAATTTTTAGGGTAACTTGCAAACATTTTGGTCAGGGActtaatcagaatttttttttatcacgATGTACTGTGCATACGGTAAAGTGCACTCATCTTAAGTGTACGGTTCAATGATTAGTTACACACGTGTACACACGAGATCAAGACGTGGATCATCTCCAGCCCCCAGACGGCGCCCTGTGCACCTTCCGGGTCACCACCCCCTCACCCATCCCCAGAGATGACGCTGCCCTGATTTCTAGCCAATCCGTTGGCTCTGCAGCTTCTCAGAGCAGATTTGTTTTTTCAGGGGAAGGGACCAGGAGTGGCAGTCTgcttcgttttgttttgttttgaatggAGACTAATTTCATCACCAGATTGTTCCTGCCAGCCTGGAGCAGGGGTTGGCACACGTTCTGGGTCAATATTTTCGGCTTTGCAGGCCAGCGAATGAGTGAGCGTGGCAGCGTGCCAATATAACTTTATTCACAGGACCAGGAAGTGGGCCACAGTCGGCTCTTGGGGGGAGTTTGTGAATCCAGTATAGGGCGGCGCTTGTCCTTGGTCAGATTCACGTCCAGGCGCCACTCCAAATCTGTGCCCGCGTGTCCGGGGACAGGGGCAGCCTTGGGCACATTTTGAGGCCTCCTCAGGGGCCTTTCGTGCACATTCCAGGCTGAGGAGCTTCTGCGTTTCCTTGCGAGGAGGAAGCCAATAGGTGTGCTGGGGCTCAGAACTGGGAAAGTGGGTTAAACTTGAACCAAAGCGCATCAAGACTCTCCCCACCTTGGCCACACTTTAAGAAATCTCATTTCCACCTTTCTCCATCTGTCTTTCTTCCTCCACTCCTTGAGGTCACAGACTTCTCCCTGGCCGGTGGAGGAGAGCCTTGGGTACCGAGTGGAAGATGCTACCTGTTAAAGTCGAGGGATGTAGGTTCTTCAGTGAGAGCGGAGGGAGGCGCGGATCTGGACCATCAGGGGTCTGGGGGGATCCCTGCAGACATCACAGTCCGCCCCTGGggaatcagacagagaaagctgTGGTCAGAGGGGAATTCTACTGTTTGGCTCCTTGGAGGTGGGACAGTTTCGAGTGACTTGAGGGCTGAGGTACCAACAGCTGTTCACAGTTACTGAGCCTGGTCCGGGTTTCAAGCACATTATGCGTCCCACCTTCACTTCATCTCCTTAATGTCGTTGGAAGTGGCGCCTGTTggcattcccattttacaggagcAGAGACTGAGGTGTCGAGAGGTTACATAGCATAGGGAAGGGCCATGGAGCTTCTCAGAGGACGTGAAGCCTGGCAGCCTGGCACCTCTGCACGGTTTACCTCCCGAGGGGGGACCAGGTGGGTGCCTGGGAGGGTGGAGTTGGAAGCCAGTGGCTTTGAGAGATGGAGGTGATGTCACCGTGTCTGTGTGTGCTCTGCGGCTGCGGAGGTGGCCGGAGAGAACGCTGGGAGGACGAAGGACCCCATGGCAGGGGAGGGTGGACGGGCTTAAGCCACGCCCTTCACAACTCTTGAGACTGGAAAACTGACGCAAGACCGCATTAGTGTAGCTGGGGACACAGGGGGTGCGAGCTGCGGGGGGCTGAGGGAGGCCTCGCACGGCTGCCTGGGGAGCACCCTGCATAAAACAGGATTAGAGCCGTATTTGAAAGCGCAATTGGCATCCTTCTCTACttgctttgggctttgtttgaatcaaataataataataataatgctttccATTACAAGTTAAGGGAACAGTCAGTTTCCAGGACCCAATTAAGCAGAACCTTCCAGCAACTGgaattttttctgcattttatttcaggaaaccacagccaaaaaaagaaaaagcggGCGGGCAGGGGATTTATTCGAATGCATTAACTTCCAGGTTTGACCCTGGATCAGTGTAGTCGGGTCTCTCGGACATCTTTTAAGTCTGTCTTGTTCTACAAAGACAACAGATGTTCCCCGTGATCCTTAACGGACTGATTACAGGGTTTGACATGACAGACATTTGCCAAGAATCTTAAATGCCGGGCGCTATCGGGGatataaaattatctaaaatgtGGTTTCTGCCCTCAAACAATTTTCAGTCCTCGCAAGAGGACTCATCTTCAGGGTGAAGGGGCCAAATTGTATCGAGTCAGTTAGTTGAAAGAGCCTCAATAAGATTTAAGGCAAAAAGGGTATAAGAGACTCCCAAGAGTCTTATCTTCTGGAACATTCCAGATTTGGAAGTTCTACATGATCACGTCTAATTCTTAAATGCCGGCTACACCTCCCAGGCTGGCTCTTCCTCCAGGCTGCCAGGAGAGCTCAGCCTCCGAAAAGCACGGATGAGAAACGTTCTGGTGAATGGCCAGTGTTTGGGGCTCTCTGCCTTTGGAAGATGCAGACGTCACTATAAATTGTGTTTCTGAGCCTTCGTTCACAATCCCTCGGGAGTCAGAAACGCACGGTTCTCTAGGAGCTGACGCTGCGTACTATGACCTCACAAGCAGCTCCTCCCCGCTGCAGGCCTGCGGGTTCCCTCTGATCATCCCAGAGTTTGCAAGCTGGCGGCTCAAGGACTGGCATAAAACAGCCTGcaatattttattaacataattAGTCgccattatttaaaaatctgatttccCATCCCAAgtctggatttctggcttcttgTGCAAATATCAGGTCGGCATTACAGGGTGAGGTATGCTGAGTAGCGTcgcctccccttcctccctaCACTGGGTGGCACTTCGATGGCCATCTATCCTCGGGCTTGCTCTGTAGCTTTCTTGCAGTTAAGTGTTTTTGGATACCTGTACTCTCCCGAGGTGGattccaaagaaagaaatagaaagctaTGAGTGTCTTCTGCCTGGCCCATGTCACCCACCGCCGTCACCTGCGTGACCCCTGTAGGTATTCGCTATCTGTTCTAGAAACATGCATGACCCTTGTTAATGACCTTCCCTTGGGCTCCTGTCTTTcagactctttttttcttaaaaaaagcaATTGATGTAGGATGAGTGTATTCCCCTTGGTTCTTTCTTCTTCCGTGTCTACAGGCAGAGTGAATAAGAACCATCTTCCTCTAGGGTAAATTTCATCATTCAGGTGCCACTCACTATGAGCAGCTATGAGTTAGACCCGCCGCCTTCACGTCATGATCACTTCCCTCTGTCCAGGAACACGCATTCCCCGATGACATGAGACTCTGCACCCGTGGGTGCATGTGGATTCGGCGCCCAGTTACTGGCGGAATAACCCGACCTTAACCTTTAGGGAACTGGTCATTCTCGCTGCAAGGTGGGAAGGTGTGACCCTGGTCACGTTTCATTTCAAAGGTGACTGAGTTTCGGAGAGGGCAAGTGATATTTGGGATCGAGGCAGGGGAAAGTACTGGATTCTtcgagagggagagaagaaactgCTAGTGTAATGATGACTGGTGTGGCCCTTCTTATTTAGTGATGTGTCCTCAGGGCTACGGCCCCACTGAGTTTGGGCTTGAAGTGCACTGGGGGGAACATGGAAAGTCAGAAACCATGGCTTCAGCGACTGCCCTTTGGCCCTGGACTGAGGGGGCGTCTGGGTTCTTTCCTAGGCACCCCTTGGCCACTTTTTTCCACCTGTTTTTCCGAGTGAGTGCCACTGTCACCTACGTGTGCTGTGACTGGTTCAGCAGAAGCTTTGTGGGCTGTTTTGTCACTGTGCTTCTCCTTCTGTCCTTCGACTTCTGGTCTGTGAAGGTAAGGCCCCCTTGCCTGTGACACCGTTGCTCCCCAAACACGTGGGCTGCGTTTCCGGGTGGTGACACTGCTGATGCATGCGGCTGATTTGGGCCAAGAGGTACTTTGGTTTAAATTGCTGACACACACTTAAGAATACTGAGCCAGCATCActttaaattagagaaaaaacaCATTATTTAGTGTTGAAAAAATGGCTTCTGAGTATGAATTGTCATGGTTGCAAATGTGTACCAGATGAGGGTGAGAATTCCATAGGGCTTTGgattttttggtaaaatttacatataatatatttaaaacatatatttggtGGTAGGGGGGATCCTGTCACTTTTCAAGGTAAGCTTAGTTAAAAATTAGAAGCCTTGAAACTGATTTTGGGGAACCACACAGGTCAGTCccgccctcctcctgctcccagtCCAAGTTCAACATGAATCGGTGACTTCATCTTATTCCTCGATGAAAAGATGACGACGCTCTCCTTGCCTGTGGCACGCTTACAGTCATTTTGTCCACCTTCCTCAGAATGTAACCGGAAGACTCATGGTCGGCCTTTGCTGGTGGAACCAGATAGATGAAGACGGGAAAAGCCACTGGATTTTTGAAGCCAGAAAGGTATTGTCCGTTACGAGTCATCGAACTAGAACCGGAACACGGCTGTGGGAAGTTGCCGTGGGTTCTGCTTGGGCTTCGTGCTGATCTGATTCCCGCCCTACGCAACGCCCATCGCTGCTGGCGCTCCGTTCAGAGTCGCGTGGGAGCAGAAGCCCATGTGAAATACACGAAAGTGGCAGCATGCTCCTTTGCGACCATTTTCACGGTTTTGAAAACGGAATCTCTTTCCTGCCACAGGTCACTCCAAATAACATGGCTGCCACGGAAGCTGAGGCGCGAATCTTCTGGCTTGGCCTCGTTATCTGCCCGATGATTTGGATCGTGTTCTTTTTTAGCACCTTATTTTCCTTGAAGCTAAAGTGGCTGGTAAGGCAACACCTTGACTTTGACGTTGCTGTGACATCTGCACAGAACCACTGGTGGCAGGAGTGGGTTTTTATTGATCAATTAATTGATGAtggaaacagctttattgagatataattcacatagtaGGCAGTTCACCCATCTAGTGTGTATAATTCAATGGCTTCTAGAATATTCAGagttgtacaactatcaccacaatcaattttaggatattttcatcactgcaaaaagaaaccctgtacccttgAGCCATCCCCCATTCCCCCCGCCATGCCTCTGTTCCCCTTGTTCCCACtaatctttctgtttctatagatttgcctattctgggcatttcctatatatggaatcatacaacatatgGTCTTTTGTAGCTGACTTCTTTcccttaacataatgttttcgaggttcatctgTGTCGTAGCAGGTAtcataattcttttttatggctgaatactattccattggaTGGATATGCCACATTGAGTTTAGCCACTCATctgctaatggacatttgggctgtttccaccttttggctcgtCTGACTCATGCTGCTACGAGAGGGTTTCTAGAAAAAGCGTATGGCATCCTACCTTGGACAGGGAGCCCCTCCCAGGGAACCCTAGCCTTGGAGTTCTGAAGTTTTATCTCAGAATCATATTTCATTGCCATGATCTGGTTCAttcaatgagaaaacagaatatCCACAGACAGTATAGAAACAACAGCATCATTAAGTGTGGGCTCTGCGGTTTGGATTCTGGCTGGACCACGCATCAGCTCCGTGACCTAGCAACTTtggtttctctgtgcttcagtttcctccctgTCGAACGGGATGGTCATGGCACCAGACTCTCGTGTTGTTGACAATTATGAAGTGTCCACGAGTACTGTAGGCGCTCGATAAAGGTCGGCTGTTACTACTCGGTGTAGGCCAGAGCCCCTTTGACTTGGTGTGGGACGGGCGTTTCCACACATGCCCTGAGAAGAACCCCCTTTACTCTGAGTACAGGCCCTCGTGATAGCTGGGATTTCTCTCCAAGCCGCTAACCTGTACGGCTACATCCTTTGTAAGATGGGTGgcgagagtgacatcagcaaagtGACGGCCAGTTTCCTGTCCCAGACGGTGTTCCAGACGGTGAGTTACTGAAGTCTGACTCCTGGACCTCTGCTCTCCAGACGCTCAAAGTTAGGCAGGCCTGTTGGCAACTGCTGCTTTTAATGTTTCCCAGTAGCAGCCAGCCTGCCACTGTTTGGTTTTTCTCTatcgtggtaaaatatacataacataaatttaccattttaaccatttttaagtgaacagttCAGCGCATGAAGGACATTCACACTGTcatgcaaccgtcaccaccatccctctccaggacacttccatcttcccaaactgaagctcgtgccctcctcccagctccgGGTAGCCAGCATCTCCTTCCTGTCCCTGTGAATGTGACTACTCCAGGGACCTtgcataagtgaaatcatactaTTTGTCCTTTTGGGACTGCCACTGTTAGTtttaggtgattttttaaaactatactaTTAAGAACcacaaaaattttttcttttaacctagCGCATATTTCCAGAAGTGAGAAATAGTCTTTTAGATTTGACCGTGCTCATGCTGAAGTGGTCTGTGCCATCTTAAATCTGAACCGTGCTGCTTTGGCGGGATATTGGGCAACAGCTCTGTGTGGTCGGCACATTGTGGGTTGGCTCTGGCCTTGAGTCAGCAGAATCAGGCCACTCACGTGTGAGGACAGAAAGCCATGTCAACTCTTCCCCTTGCAGGCCTGCAGCGACTTCCAGAAGCCTGGCCTCGAGGGGCTAGAGATCCACCAGCATTAGGTAAGAGGTGGGATGGAGGCGGCATCTGGGCGGCTGGGGTTGGGGGCTTGTGAACCTGCAGCTCCCTGGCTGGCTCGGCTGTGCCTGCAGTCCAGAGGCGTCCCCCACTGCCCTGAGCAGCCGGTGCGTAGCTGGCGGGACCAGCCTGTGCTCTGAGCCTTCCGGGGGCTATGCAGCCTCCTCACCCTTTAGAAGGGTCCCAGCTTCCCCACCTGAGCATGTGCAAATTCGCCCATGTGCAGGCATGAAGGAGAGGTGGAAGCgaaaggagagatggagggaaagaACACGGGGGCTGGTCCACCCTTCCACTTACACGCCCGGAGGAGGATGGAAAACAGGAATTTGCTCTTCCCCTCGCTGGTCTCGGTTCCTGTGCATCTCTCACACACAGCAAGCATCTCACGGCACTGTGGATAATTCTAGAGTTTACATGTCTCTCctttttatgtaattaaaatCACACTGTGAGCTATCTGATGTGAAGCTAAAATTACTGGATATAGGGTACACAGACTACCGTGCAGGGTACAGACCCCAATTCTGTTTACGTGGGTGATTTAAGGGCTTTTCGAGGCTGTTTGGCCACACCCAGCTGCATCGGATGCTTGCCCTCAGAGCACGCCCTGGTGCGAGGGCCTGCTGGTGTTAACTGTTCCTCGCTCTGGAGGGTAAGTGAATCCAGGACTGTGTGCGGTGGAGCCGCACGGCCCTCCCTTTGGGTCTTTTCAGGCTCGTCTTGGTGGCAGCAGTGGCGTCAGGGGCAGCTGCTGGCACCTTACAAGCTTCCCCAGAGGAGAACGCCGCACCCACAGCACCTGGTTTTTCACGTGAAGTGGGCCTTGGGGGCGAGGCCTGAGACgtttttatttgtgaaatggCAGGAATGTAAGGAACGCCCTTTACGTATGTTCTAGAGAGAAGTGTACAAATCTTAGATGACTCAAGTGTCTCTGGAACTGTGACTTCACCCCACGCCCGAGTCTGTTCCCTCTCCGCCCGGGGCTCCCACTCTGTCGCCCAGCGGGTCAGGCTGGACCGTGTGCTGTGCCTCCTCGCTGTCCTCCGGGGTCTCAGGAGCCAACGAGCTGCTCTTCTTTGGGCTGATGGAGACGACAGAACTCTCGGATTCCTGGAAAACAAGTGGTGTGCTCAGGAGCCCTGACGTCGCGTCAGCCCCCAAGGCAGCCCTGCCCTGTGCTGGGGAGGCCGAGTCTAGACGGGGCAGAGTCCCCAGACGGCTTCATTCCCCAAAAGCCCCGTTTCTGCCCATGACCCGAAGCTTCAAAAGTGACCTGAATACTGCCTGCTGCCCATCTGTGGTTCTGAGTACAGACTGGAGGCCTTACATCGGCCCATTCGACAGATCGAGAATCCTGGGAACGACGTTACTTACCTTTGTTACTTCGGCACCATTTTACTAGGTAAAAAGAACTCAGCCACAAACCAAGCGTTAACTACCGCTGCCTCTGCCTCACGTTCGAGGCCCTGATGACTGCCCACTGGCTGAATCGGGCCTGCACATGGGTTTGGTTTGGCTCACTCtgctttgctgttgttgtttttaattaacAATTTCCTTTTATGGCTTtcctgagatgtatttcctgtaCCGTAAAATTCACCCTCACTGGGCTTTTTAAATGACAACTCGGTTCACAACATTGATGTACGGGAAGATTTCTCAGACTCCTGGCTTCCTGGGCTAAGGGGGTCATCCCAGACCCCACTACCCCTTCTGTCCCCACCTGAGGCTGCGTGGCAGTGACCAATTATGATCCTAAATGGGATCTTCTTACACCCAGCCCACTTCACTCATTTATGTCACTTTCTGGCCCCGTCGCCATCTGAATTCACAAGACTCACAGAAACACTTACTTTGAATTATACTTCTGTAGGCTAAAGTGGCTGGTGAATCCGGCGCGTCGATCATAAAAGACTGTCCTCTGTCGCAACTCTTACCTTAAAGAAACAAATGACAGAAAATCAAATCCATGAGGAAAACACAGTGGCAACGTGAACTTGGAGCTCCTTCTGTGCCCGTGACATTATGAAGATCTGGCTGGTGGTTACGTCACTCGCAATGAAGAAcaaagctgagaaagaagtcagGGGTCTCTCAGATGGCACCTGCCCCCTCCATCCAGCAGGGACCCTGGCTAGCACCTCAGCACAGCTCTGACCCACACCTGGCTGACGGTCTTTAGTGTGTGTGCCTGCAAATCACCTGGCAGGTGGGTGGCAAATGCAGGTTCCAGGGGCCCCAAAAGAACGATTCAGCAGCTCCTGGGTGGGCCTAGACAGCTGTACTTTAAATTACTTAGTCCTTTgagtaaaaaaataatgaatgcacatggtaaaaaaaagtatgggagggggccagccctgtgggcgagtggttaaagtttcatgcactccgcttcggtggcctgggatcatgggttcagatcctgggtgcagacctactccactcaccagccaggctgtggtggtgtcccacacacaaaatagaggaggactggcacagatgttagctcaggctaatcttcctcaagcaaaaaaaaaaagaggaagattggcaacagatgggaGCTCAGGctaatgttcctcaccaaaataaataaaataaaataaaaataattaaagtatgGGAGCCAACCCCTGATGGCCTAGTGTTAAagtctgcacgctctgcttcagcaccccaggtttggctcctgggcacagacccacaccacccgtctgtcagtagccatgctgtggcagtggctcacacagaagaactagaaggacttacaagcaggatatacaactatgcactggggctttgcggagggaaaaaaaaagaggaagattggcaccagatgttggctcagggagaatctttcccagcacCCATgcacatgagcacacacacacaggaatatggAATACAAAAGGTTATACCATGAAAAGTGAGTCCAAAAGAAGCTATCAGTGTTCAGATGTCTTTCTAGAAATATCTGCATATAAATGTggcacagacacactcacacacaacacACAAGAATGAATGGGAGCACACAGTACCCATTCTGCCCATTGCTTTTTCCATGTGTAATTTCATCTAGAAGGTCATCCCATGTTGGTGTGGTGCCCTCTCAACCCCTTCCCCACTTCCTCCAGGCAGGCCTCCCCCAGGCTGCGCTCTCGGCCCCCTGCCTCCCGCCAGCTCGCCTGGACGGGCTCGTCCACTCCTGATGGCTCTCCCGAGCTGCTGACAGACGGGAGGCCTCCCACCTCTACACCCAGCGCCAAGGGCAAACTCGGCTCTTCCCTCGACGCGCCTCCCGCACTCATGGTTTCTGAGTGACATCCCCGTCTTCCAGATGCCTCAGGCTGGACAGCAGGACATCTGGGACACCTCTTCCTCCCCAACTGTCCAGTCCTGTCACGTTCCTTCTGTGTATGTCCCTTCCTCTCCGTGCCAGCGCCTGTGCCCTGGGCAAGTCCTcacctccctccacccactgCTCGGCCCACAGGCTCCTTCTCTAAGCACACACCTGCGCCCACGCGCAGAAGTCTCGAAGTCTCCTGATTCCTAACGAATGCGGTCCAGGCTCCGAGGCCTGGCTGCAAAGCCGTCCACAGCTGGGCTCCATACTCCCTGTCAGGCTTCTCGCTCTCGACTCCCTTCGGGCCCAGGCACCTCTGCCAAACCTAACTGCCCACCTCCTCATGGTCGGGGTCATGGCGCAGGCCCCTCTACCTTGGGCAAGGTCAACTCTGTTACCTCAGGCAAACAAAACTTTGGAGGTGGGCTGGAATTTAAGGAGTGTGGATGGGATGGCGACAGGGTCAGCCACCCTCAGGCCCGGTGCTGCCCACAGAGCTAGTGTCTCGAGGGCCCTGGGGACTCTGGGACTTAAAGAGGAGCGTTCTTCCTGCCACATGGCCCTGACTTCATCTACAGCTCACTGAGAAAAAACAGGGCCATCAGCACTGGACACAGAGGGGGCCGTGCTGGGCTGCCCACAGAAGGAGGCAGGATGTGGGGGGCGTCTCCTAAGGGGTTTTCAAGGCTAGTTCTGTTCACACCTTCCCCTCAGGACCTGACTCCTGTGAGGCGGAGCTCCACTGCACACCACTGGCAGCCTCCTCCGGTCACTCCCCTTCTGTCGCCTCTCCTTGGCCCATTCCTTTCCTAGTGCCCCCCGTCCCCCCAGCATCTCCCTGACCCATCTCTGCTCCGCTCTTCCAGTTCCAGCCCAAGCACgccctcctctgggctctgccGGCCCCCTTGGCCACATGACTGTGTGCCTCACAGCTTCACTCAGCTGGAGGGTGGGCTCTGGGTCCAAGGGCCCACCGCCCTGATTTGTGCCCGGACACTGAGCAGGGTGTGAGGCCCCACTCAGTGACAGAGCGGCGCATTGGGGCGCTGAACTCACCCACCTATGTGTGGGTCCAGAGGCACTCTGCCAAGAAGCGGGGTCTTCAGGTCCTGGCACATGACCTCGGCGCCCCCGGTCGTTGGCGGGAATATCTGAGACTCTTTCTGTGAGGTGAATCAAAGCGGGGAGGAACCATGATTTTCTTTCAGAATCATAAGAATGGACCacgtttttaaaaactttaaaaaaatggctaTTTTGATTGT
This window harbors:
- the TVP23A gene encoding Golgi apparatus membrane protein TVP23 homolog A isoform X2 — protein: MKQALVDDTEDVSLDFGNEEELAFRKAKIRHPLATFFHLFFRVSATVTYVCCDWFSRSFVGCFVTVLLLLSFDFWSVKNVTGRLMVGLCWWNQIDEDGKSHWIFEARKVTPNNMAATEAEARIFWLGLVICPMIWIVFFFSTLFSLKLKWLALVIAGISLQAANLYGYILCKMGGESDISKVTASFLSQTVFQTACSDFQKPGLEGLEIHQH
- the TVP23A gene encoding Golgi apparatus membrane protein TVP23 homolog A isoform X1; translation: MKQALVDDTEDVSLDFGNEEELAFRKAKISSSQADIVSWVKSLACLRPSASQKAAGVRHPLATFFHLFFRVSATVTYVCCDWFSRSFVGCFVTVLLLLSFDFWSVKNVTGRLMVGLCWWNQIDEDGKSHWIFEARKVTPNNMAATEAEARIFWLGLVICPMIWIVFFFSTLFSLKLKWLALVIAGISLQAANLYGYILCKMGGESDISKVTASFLSQTVFQTACSDFQKPGLEGLEIHQH